Proteins from a single region of Anastrepha ludens isolate Willacy chromosome 5, idAnaLude1.1, whole genome shotgun sequence:
- the LOC128863174 gene encoding A-kinase anchor protein 10, mitochondrial: MLKYFKKHKGSRSRGIWNDIPFRKSEGETNEVRSKENESLPREVETKRNSLQSSSSFCDEILSQVDIEDDAIEGVDSCGESLGDYSLASDDDIFRYKSRLAMSLLSIVSDPICLSYFVQYLDTRHALPPLKFYLDTENFKTVAQTYLEREQHNDGQEPLESVKALHRSSEVKIHAQINGNRMNATNLEEDKDRVPELKSYYDLSMRQPLTDDEKSQIYAETNKQIHQCNENTRNNNLNKSSNSYSGRKSGIESNKPSRAEKCMSPASVQDAIAIYQKYLIADANQFVSLPVEILSQISLHLCTQTETQACSQNSKGTEVASTLPSTCFDEAQRYVLDQIEREYLNDFLQSPFYSKYCVELIENGQPDLSIYDILYSEATLFFFMEFLEQHGERECLDFWTSAINFRKSFEASVEDTEIENDKLELRKSLESEAQTDAMIIYEKFFSLQSEDRFWLSDRLRCRVEERICAKGRIAYCFDLPLQLIAKYLERKYFQGFLKSQLFQNYLNELKLKLRDANATSADFTTDASSSGAFRKSVHRKTLSDCSEGSRREVLKQNTLLAMDGNKMPQPRIRNIAQTSGSDLHIDSRQLINPNLMWHRSYSSDGGALKFGHINELGRYERDFDAVDSVGSEIASGGKHNWSLNLSGNKIKNAMRKLVNLPEDKVQEEIAWQVAEMIVRDVTNVTLRSDQLNSNPQLKTQTKTAAPNFKSEVIRPS, translated from the exons ATGCTGAAGTACTTTAAGAAACACAAAG gaTCCCGTAGCCGGGGAATATGGAATGATATCCCATTTCGAAAATCTGAGGGTGAAACCAATGAGGTCAGATCAAAAGAAAACGAATCACTACCAAGAGAAGTTGAAACCAAACGCAATTCCTTGCAGTCGTCTTCAAGTTTTTGTGACGAAATTCTCTCCCAGGTAGACATCGAGGATGATGCAATTGAAGGTGTTGATAGTTGCGGGGAAAGCTTGGGCGACTATAGTTTGGCATCCGATGATG ATATTTTTCGATATAAATCTCGTCTGGCAATGTCACTTTTGTCAATAGTAAGTGATCCAATTTGTCTAAGTTACTTTGTGCAATACTTAGATACAAGGCATGCACTTCCTCCACTCAAGTTTTATCTTGACACGGAGAATTTTAAAACTGTTGCACAAACATACTTAGAGAGGGAACAACACAATGATGGGCAAGAACCATTAGAAAGTGTAAAAGCATTGCATCGTTCTTCCGAGGTTAAAATACATGCCCAGATAAACGGGAATAGAATGAATGCTACAAATTTGGAAGAGGACAAGGATAGAGTACCTGAATTAAAAAGTTATTATGATTTATCTATGCGTCAGCCTCTTACAGATGATGAAAAGAGTCAAATATACGCCGAAACTAATAAGCAAATTCATCAATGTAATGAGAATACACGgaataataatttaaacaaaagtaGCAATAGTTACTCGGGTAGAAAAAGTGGCATTGAAAGTAATAAGCCCAGCAGGGCTGAAAAATGTATGAGTCCAGCTAGCGTTCAAGATGCAATAGCAATATACCAAAAGTATCTAATTGCAGATGCAAATCAGTTTGTCTCTCTACCGGTCGAAATTTTGTCGCAAATTTCGTTGCATTTATGTACACAAACTGAAACACAAGCATGTTCACAAAATTCAAAAGGAACAGAAGTTGCATCCACGCTCCCGTCAACATGCTTTGACGAAGCGCAACGTTATGTTTTAGACCAGATAGAACGAGAGTATTTAAATGACTTTTTACAGAGCCCTTTTTACAGCAAATACTGTGTAGAATTGATAGAGAATGGCCAACCAGACCTATCAATTTATGATATTCTCTACAGTGAGGCCACACTCTTTTTCTTCATGGAGTTTCTTGAGCAGCACGGCGAACGAGAATGTCTCGACTTTTGGACATCAGCCATAAACTTTCGTAAAAGCTTCGAAGCTTCGGTAGAAGATACAGAAATTGAAAACGATAAGTTGGAGTTGCGAAAATCACTCGAATCAGAAGCTCAAACGGATGCAATGATCATTTATGAAAAATTCTTCTCGCTTCAGTCTGAGGATCGTTTTTGGTTATCTGACCGACTTCGATGCCGAGTTGAAGAACGTATTTGTGCTAAAGGACGTATTGCGTACTGTTTTGATTTGCCTTTGCAGTtgattgcaaaatatttagagCGCAAATATTTTCAAGGTTTTCTAAAATCACagctttttcaaaactatttaaatgaGTTAAAGTTGAAATTACGCGATGCCAATGCAACGAGTGCGGATTTTACAACAGATGCATCGTCTAGCGGTGCTTTTCGTAAATCAGTCCACCGCAAAACACTCTCTGATTGTAGTGAAGGAAGTCGGCGCGAAGTTTTGAAACAAAACACCCTACTAGCGATGGACGGTAACAAAATGCCACAACCACGTATAAGAAATATCGCACAAACGTCAGGGTCGGATCTTCACATTGACTCACGTCAACTAATAAATCCAAACTTAATGTGGCATCGGTCATACTCATCAGATGGTGGAGCTCTTAAATTTGGTCATATCAACGAATTGGGTCGCTATGAACGTGACTTCGATGCAGTAGATTCTGTGGGGAGTGAAATAGCAAGCGGGGGCAAACACAATTGGTCTTTAAATCTTAGTggcaacaaaatcaaaaatgcaATGCGAAAACTTGTTAATTTGCCTGAAGATAAGGTTCAAGAAGAAATTGCTTGGCAAGTAGCTGAAATGATCGTTAGAGATGTGACAAATGTAACGCTCAGAAGTGATCAACTCAACTCTAACCCACaactaaaaacacaaacaaaaacagccGCCCCCAACTTTAAGAGTGAAGTTATAAGGCCATCTTAA